The Shinella zoogloeoides genome includes a region encoding these proteins:
- a CDS encoding LysR family transcriptional regulator: MPNPSLRGLQAFEAIGRCGSVSAAAEDLGVSPGAVSQLVRNLEQCLGLTLLERRGRRVELSSWGRVYYREVAKGFQQLSHAASVLTRARNETGIVLSALTSVANKWVSRKIFDWQSLCPESSVRILGEEQEPRIGIEHVDFRITYGRRANVHEHVANLFTDWVVPACSPALLANRVLDCPQDILKFPLLNVEWESDYKASPQWRDWARLIDADGSQTFSGLSFTLSSSAIDAAANGRGFVLAQISMVRDEVAAGSLVVPFDIRMKLPESYYLAWDRAALERPVGQRFHKWLLTIGRQQDLASAPGAGLLAPPLS; this comes from the coding sequence ATGCCGAACCCGTCCCTGCGCGGCCTGCAAGCCTTCGAGGCGATCGGACGGTGCGGCTCGGTCAGCGCGGCAGCCGAGGACCTCGGCGTTTCGCCCGGCGCGGTGAGCCAGCTGGTGCGCAATCTGGAGCAATGTCTGGGGCTGACGCTGCTGGAGCGGCGGGGCCGGCGGGTCGAGCTGTCGTCATGGGGGCGAGTGTATTACCGGGAAGTGGCGAAGGGTTTCCAGCAGCTTTCCCACGCTGCCAGCGTGCTGACGCGCGCCCGCAACGAGACGGGGATCGTGCTGAGCGCGCTGACATCCGTCGCCAACAAGTGGGTCAGCCGCAAGATATTCGACTGGCAGTCCCTCTGTCCGGAATCGAGCGTGCGCATTCTCGGCGAGGAGCAGGAGCCGCGCATCGGCATCGAGCATGTGGATTTCCGCATCACCTACGGCCGGCGCGCGAATGTGCACGAGCATGTCGCGAACCTCTTCACCGACTGGGTGGTGCCGGCGTGTTCGCCCGCGCTGCTCGCCAACCGGGTTCTCGACTGTCCGCAGGATATCCTCAAATTCCCGCTCCTCAATGTCGAGTGGGAATCCGACTACAAGGCGTCGCCACAGTGGCGGGACTGGGCACGGCTGATCGACGCCGATGGCAGCCAGACGTTCTCCGGCCTTTCCTTCACCCTGTCGAGCAGCGCCATCGATGCCGCCGCCAATGGCAGGGGCTTCGTTCTTGCGCAGATCTCCATGGTGCGGGACGAGGTCGCCGCCGGCAGCCTGGTGGTTCCCTTCGATATCCGCATGAAGCTGCCGGAAAGCTACTACCTTGCCTGGGACCGGGCGGCCCTCGAAAGACCCGTCGGCCAGCGGTTCCACAAATGGCTGCTGACCATCGGCAGGCAGCAGGACCTGGCCTCCGCGCCGGGCGCCGGCCTGCTCGCGCCCCCGCTCAGTTGA
- a CDS encoding aromatic ring-hydroxylating dioxygenase subunit alpha, whose protein sequence is MFLKNAWYVAAWDNEVGRELKPVTILGENIVLYRLQDGTPAALEDACPHRKLPLSMGRIKGDDVECGYHGLTFDCSGTCTRVPGAERIPHVAKVRSYPVHERYGLLWIWMGDAAKADPKDIFEVEHFDDPAWGINRGESMMLHCNYLYMTDNLLDPSHVAWVHQSSFASSACEETPLETTVKEDGVTVWRWMIDSEPAPFYAPFLQFEGNTDRKQHYEVRYPSNAIIKAIFAPAHTGGEGRALPDNTFLMDSYNFMTPVDENRTKYYWFQMRNFAPDDAKVSASFAKSVRGAFEEDRVVLEAVHHGMANMQTPNLDLKIDVGPMRFRRKLAQMIAAETQAATVADAAE, encoded by the coding sequence ATGTTTCTCAAGAACGCCTGGTATGTTGCGGCCTGGGACAACGAGGTCGGCCGCGAACTGAAACCCGTGACCATCCTGGGCGAGAACATCGTCCTCTACCGCCTTCAGGACGGCACGCCCGCCGCGCTGGAAGATGCCTGTCCCCATCGCAAGCTGCCGCTCTCCATGGGCCGCATCAAGGGCGACGACGTGGAATGCGGCTACCATGGCCTGACCTTCGACTGTTCGGGCACCTGTACCCGCGTTCCCGGCGCCGAGCGCATCCCGCATGTCGCCAAGGTGCGGTCCTATCCGGTTCACGAGCGCTACGGCCTGTTGTGGATCTGGATGGGGGATGCCGCCAAGGCGGACCCGAAGGACATCTTCGAGGTCGAGCATTTCGACGATCCCGCCTGGGGCATCAACCGCGGCGAATCCATGATGCTCCACTGCAACTATCTCTACATGACGGACAACCTGCTCGATCCGTCCCATGTCGCCTGGGTGCACCAGTCGTCCTTCGCCAGCTCGGCCTGCGAGGAGACGCCGCTGGAGACGACCGTCAAGGAGGACGGCGTGACCGTCTGGCGCTGGATGATCGATTCCGAGCCCGCCCCCTTCTATGCGCCCTTCCTGCAATTCGAGGGCAATACCGACCGCAAGCAGCACTACGAGGTGCGCTATCCGAGCAACGCCATCATCAAGGCGATCTTCGCGCCGGCCCACACGGGCGGGGAAGGCCGAGCGCTGCCGGACAACACCTTCCTCATGGACAGCTACAACTTCATGACCCCGGTCGATGAGAACCGCACCAAGTATTACTGGTTCCAGATGCGCAATTTCGCGCCCGACGACGCCAAGGTCTCCGCGAGCTTCGCCAAGTCCGTGCGCGGCGCCTTCGAGGAGGACCGCGTGGTGCTGGAAGCGGTTCATCACGGCATGGCCAACATGCAGACGCCCAATCTTGACCTGAAGATCGATGTCGGGCCGATGCGCTTCCGCCGCAAGCTCGCCCAGATGATCGCCGCCGAGACGCAGGCCGCCACCGTCGCCGACGCCGCAGAGTAA
- a CDS encoding FAD-binding oxidoreductase translates to MPDAAASRFRPFEVVSKVRESATITSFRLAPLERQHWRPFEAGQFLTMRVPDRKGGHVLRNYTVSSSPREEGSYRITVKREAAPSQDVPEGLSSCWLHDEIEPGAVLEIDPPRGAFRLDAASRRPVLLLSGGVGLTPTVSMLDVLARESDRPVWFIHACDGAAVHALRDEVERLAALRPGISVHFCYRFAEDGELAAGRCHSTGFVSRATLQSLLPLDDYEVYMCGPPPFMQALYGILTGLGIGKERIAYEFFGPASLLSESGAAPMQPETPLPVTPVADADGDGLRIVLQKSGRSLAWDGRSESILAFLETKGIEPAFSCRAGVCGTCEQGLVSGEVDYFEEPLDEMPADRVLLCCTRPKSSIVLDL, encoded by the coding sequence ATGCCCGATGCCGCGGCTTCGCGCTTCCGCCCCTTCGAGGTCGTTTCGAAGGTGCGCGAAAGCGCCACCATCACGTCTTTCCGCCTTGCCCCCCTCGAACGGCAGCACTGGCGGCCGTTCGAGGCGGGACAGTTCCTCACCATGCGCGTTCCCGACCGCAAGGGCGGGCATGTCCTGCGCAACTACACCGTCTCCTCCTCGCCGCGCGAGGAAGGCAGCTACCGCATCACGGTGAAGCGCGAGGCAGCGCCCTCGCAGGACGTGCCGGAAGGGCTGAGCTCCTGCTGGCTGCATGACGAGATCGAGCCGGGTGCCGTGCTGGAGATCGACCCGCCGCGCGGCGCCTTCCGGCTCGATGCCGCAAGCCGCCGGCCCGTCCTGCTCCTGTCCGGTGGGGTCGGACTCACGCCGACGGTCTCGATGCTGGACGTGCTGGCGAGGGAAAGCGATCGCCCGGTCTGGTTCATCCATGCCTGCGACGGCGCGGCCGTCCATGCCTTGCGCGACGAAGTGGAGCGCCTTGCGGCGCTGCGGCCGGGCATATCGGTACATTTCTGTTACCGCTTCGCCGAAGACGGCGAGCTCGCTGCGGGCCGCTGCCATTCCACCGGTTTCGTCTCCCGCGCGACGCTCCAGAGCCTTCTGCCGCTCGACGACTACGAGGTCTATATGTGCGGGCCACCGCCCTTCATGCAGGCTCTCTACGGCATCCTCACCGGGCTCGGCATTGGCAAGGAACGCATTGCCTACGAATTCTTCGGCCCGGCAAGCCTCCTGTCGGAGAGCGGTGCAGCGCCGATGCAGCCGGAAACGCCGCTGCCCGTCACGCCGGTCGCGGATGCGGATGGCGACGGGCTGCGCATCGTCCTGCAGAAATCCGGGCGCAGCCTCGCATGGGACGGCAGGAGCGAATCCATCCTCGCCTTCCTGGAGACGAAGGGGATCGAGCCCGCCTTTTCCTGCCGGGCGGGCGTCTGCGGAACCTGCGAGCAGGGCCTCGTCTCGGGAGAGGTGGATTACTTCGAGGAACCGCTCGACGAAATGCCGGCAGACCGGGTACTCCTGTGCTGCACCCGCCCGAAATCCTCCATCGTGCTCGACCTCTGA
- a CDS encoding DUF2817 domain-containing protein, producing MSPSALFSGDFSDLRSRFLAAASQAGASLVAYPHPLHGPNGEQLSTDIAYLGRPDAAKLMVLISGTHGVEGPFGSACQTAWLSQNAPWQLPDDTAVLAIHLINPWGTAWSRRVNEDNVDLNRNFIDWQKGPPRNERYATLHDAVVWRAWEGPERERAAEAYDAAKRRFGGYAGLAPMIEAGQYAFSDGLYYGGDGPVWSNRTLIEILSTFARQASEVVVFDLHTGAGPYGYPALLSVAEGEHAGLDWGRHIFGPALSVVLTGTDATTDTGIAATATGYVSAAVRKALPKARVLPLVVECGTLNGETVIEAVQADNWLHLYGKVDTPLGERIKKALRAAFIPEDEDWRNTCLATALRHFDRAFADLKAVGGASAEKPVPAAAPVAVIAHAETVHPGAGERPALEVHDLHKRFGQLSVLNGVSLTAQPGEVVSMIGSSGSGKSTFLRCINLLEQPHDGRVVIDGEEIRMKKTPDGNAVPADMRQVERIRSRVGMVFQNFNLWPHMTVLENIIEAPLHVLKEERQAAVDHAHALLKKVGLSEKHAQYPGQLSGGQQQRAAIARTLAMRPKLILLDEPTSALDPELVGEVLRVIRQLAEEGNTMILVTHEMQFAREVSHKILFLHQGKVEEEGAPADVFTNPRSERMRQFLARTL from the coding sequence ATGTCCCCTTCCGCCCTCTTTTCCGGCGATTTTTCGGACCTGCGCAGCCGGTTTCTCGCTGCTGCAAGCCAGGCGGGCGCCAGCCTCGTCGCCTACCCCCATCCCCTGCACGGGCCGAACGGCGAGCAGCTTTCGACCGACATCGCCTATCTCGGACGCCCCGATGCCGCAAAGCTGATGGTGCTGATCTCCGGCACGCATGGCGTCGAAGGCCCCTTCGGCTCGGCCTGCCAGACGGCCTGGCTCTCGCAGAACGCACCCTGGCAGCTTCCCGACGACACCGCCGTCCTCGCCATCCACCTGATCAATCCCTGGGGCACCGCCTGGAGCCGCAGGGTGAACGAGGACAATGTCGACCTGAACCGTAATTTCATCGACTGGCAGAAGGGGCCGCCGCGCAACGAACGCTATGCAACGCTGCACGACGCCGTCGTCTGGCGCGCCTGGGAAGGCCCGGAGCGCGAGCGCGCGGCCGAGGCCTATGACGCGGCGAAACGGCGCTTCGGCGGCTATGCCGGCCTCGCCCCCATGATCGAGGCGGGCCAGTATGCCTTTTCGGACGGTCTCTACTATGGCGGCGACGGCCCTGTCTGGTCCAACCGCACGCTCATCGAGATTCTCTCGACATTCGCGCGGCAGGCGTCCGAGGTCGTGGTCTTCGACCTGCATACGGGCGCCGGTCCCTATGGCTATCCGGCTCTCCTCTCGGTGGCCGAGGGCGAGCATGCCGGGCTCGACTGGGGGCGGCATATCTTCGGCCCCGCCCTTTCCGTCGTCCTCACCGGCACGGACGCGACGACGGACACGGGCATCGCCGCGACCGCCACCGGCTATGTCTCGGCCGCCGTGCGCAAGGCGCTGCCGAAGGCGCGCGTCCTGCCGCTGGTGGTGGAATGCGGCACGCTCAACGGCGAAACGGTCATCGAGGCCGTCCAGGCGGACAACTGGCTGCATCTCTACGGCAAGGTGGACACGCCGCTCGGCGAGCGCATCAAGAAGGCGCTGCGCGCCGCCTTCATTCCCGAGGACGAGGACTGGCGGAACACATGCCTTGCCACGGCGCTGCGCCATTTCGACCGCGCCTTTGCCGATCTCAAGGCCGTCGGCGGCGCGAGCGCCGAAAAGCCCGTCCCCGCCGCCGCGCCGGTTGCGGTCATCGCCCATGCGGAGACGGTGCATCCGGGCGCCGGCGAGCGCCCGGCGCTGGAAGTGCACGACCTTCACAAGCGCTTCGGGCAGCTTTCGGTGCTGAACGGTGTCAGCCTTACGGCCCAGCCCGGCGAAGTGGTCTCGATGATCGGCTCCTCGGGCTCCGGCAAGAGCACGTTCCTGCGCTGCATCAACCTGCTGGAACAGCCGCATGACGGGCGCGTCGTTATCGACGGCGAGGAAATCCGCATGAAGAAGACACCGGACGGCAATGCCGTTCCGGCCGACATGCGGCAGGTCGAGCGCATCCGTTCGCGGGTCGGCATGGTGTTCCAGAACTTCAATCTCTGGCCGCACATGACTGTGCTGGAGAACATCATCGAGGCGCCGCTGCATGTCCTGAAGGAAGAGCGGCAGGCCGCCGTCGACCATGCGCATGCGCTCCTGAAGAAGGTCGGCCTTTCCGAAAAGCACGCCCAATATCCCGGCCAGCTCTCCGGCGGCCAGCAGCAGCGCGCGGCCATCGCCCGCACGCTCGCCATGCGCCCAAAACTCATCCTGCTCGACGAGCCGACCTCCGCGCTCGATCCCGAGCTTGTCGGCGAGGTGCTGCGCGTGATCCGGCAGCTGGCCGAAGAAGGAAATACGATGATCCTCGTGACGCACGAAATGCAGTTCGCGCGCGAGGTCTCGCACAAGATCCTCTTCCTCCACCAGGGAAAAGTGGAGGAAGAGGGTGCACCGGCGGACGTCTTCACCAATCCGCGCTCCGAACGCATGCGCCAGTTCCTGGCCCGTACGCTCTGA
- a CDS encoding transporter substrate-binding domain-containing protein yields the protein MKLMKSLLLAACFAAGTTAAWAAEGELSIGTEGAYPPWSMADAAGNVTGFDADVGNLLCAKLEVKCQFVVQAFDGLIPALKAKRFDVIISGMSITDDRKKEIDFSIGYAELANMFVAPKSSDLAGIKDLDSLVKALDGKKVGVQAGTTHAHYLEKNVPNADLKTYDTLDQMQIDLASGRVDTAFSDVSALEDFLAKPDGKDFQLVDVKIASSSDPTLGEGIGVGIAKDNTELKARIDKALCELVADGSIGKASQTWFKSDISRPCQQ from the coding sequence ATGAAGCTGATGAAAAGCCTGCTGCTCGCCGCGTGCTTCGCCGCCGGCACTACCGCCGCCTGGGCGGCCGAAGGCGAATTGTCGATCGGAACGGAAGGCGCCTACCCGCCATGGAGCATGGCGGACGCCGCCGGCAACGTCACCGGCTTCGACGCCGATGTCGGCAACCTGCTCTGCGCAAAGCTGGAGGTGAAGTGCCAGTTCGTCGTGCAGGCCTTCGACGGCCTCATCCCGGCCCTGAAGGCCAAGCGCTTCGACGTCATCATCTCGGGCATGTCGATCACCGACGACCGCAAGAAGGAGATCGACTTCTCCATCGGCTATGCCGAGCTCGCCAACATGTTCGTGGCGCCGAAGAGCTCCGACCTTGCCGGCATCAAGGACCTCGACAGCCTAGTCAAGGCGCTCGACGGCAAGAAGGTCGGCGTGCAGGCTGGTACCACCCACGCGCACTATCTCGAGAAGAACGTGCCGAACGCCGACCTGAAGACCTACGACACGCTCGACCAGATGCAGATCGACCTGGCCAGCGGCCGCGTCGACACCGCGTTTTCCGACGTGTCGGCGCTGGAAGACTTTCTCGCCAAGCCCGACGGCAAGGATTTCCAGCTTGTCGACGTCAAGATCGCCAGCTCTTCCGATCCGACCCTCGGCGAAGGCATCGGCGTCGGCATCGCCAAGGACAATACCGAGCTGAAGGCCCGTATCGACAAGGCGCTCTGCGAGCTGGTCGCCGACGGCTCCATCGGCAAGGCCAGCCAGACCTGGTTCAAGTCGGACATCTCCCGGCCCTGTCAGCAGTAG
- a CDS encoding ABC transporter permease, giving the protein MELGIWQVWEGGWIAAILRGAAVTVALGIASMVFGIVIGVACGLIKWGRIFPLTLVVDFYTSIVRGVPELLIIYLLFFSSVEFVARVAAAFGYAGLAGNGYAFVIAVIAIASISGAYSTEVVRGALAAIPAGHIEAARALGIPGRRIFRRIIAPQMLRIAVPGMNNVWQTTIKDTALVSVVGLQELMRAAFVGAGSTRHPFIFYFIAAVVYLAITLVSQGGFDRIERLLQPKNRS; this is encoded by the coding sequence ATGGAACTGGGAATCTGGCAGGTATGGGAGGGCGGCTGGATCGCCGCGATCCTGCGCGGGGCGGCGGTCACGGTCGCCCTCGGCATAGCGAGCATGGTCTTCGGCATCGTCATCGGCGTCGCCTGCGGGCTCATCAAGTGGGGGCGGATCTTCCCGCTGACGCTGGTCGTCGACTTCTATACGTCGATCGTGCGCGGCGTACCCGAGCTCCTGATCATCTATCTCCTCTTCTTCTCCTCGGTGGAATTCGTGGCGCGCGTCGCGGCGGCCTTCGGCTATGCGGGGCTTGCCGGCAACGGCTATGCCTTCGTCATCGCCGTCATCGCCATCGCCTCCATTTCGGGCGCGTATTCGACCGAGGTGGTGCGCGGCGCCCTCGCTGCCATCCCGGCCGGCCATATCGAGGCGGCGCGGGCGCTCGGCATTCCGGGTCGCCGCATCTTCCGCCGCATCATCGCGCCACAGATGCTGCGGATCGCCGTACCCGGCATGAACAATGTCTGGCAGACGACGATCAAGGACACCGCGCTCGTCTCGGTGGTGGGCCTGCAGGAGCTGATGCGCGCGGCCTTCGTCGGCGCGGGCTCCACCCGCCATCCCTTCATCTTCTATTTCATCGCCGCCGTCGTCTACCTCGCGATCACGCTGGTGAGCCAGGGCGGCTTCGACCGGATCGAGCGCCTGCTCCAGCCGAAGAACAGGAGCTAG
- a CDS encoding ABC transporter permease subunit, which produces MDLELVRLAVPTLAKGVWLTAVLTITSVAIGFNLGLALAVMRLSKNRLLSSFAKGYSTVFRGTPLLVQLFLFYYGLGQLSFVRDNPVLWWIVGDGVRCAVLALALNTAAYTSEILRGGLMSIPGGLMEAAQACGMSRFLCFRRIAFPLAIRQALPAYGNELVLVVKGTSLASTITVLEITGHAKRLMSQTYAILEIFAIAGMLYLLINLILITLIRLLEASLTRYLPR; this is translated from the coding sequence ATGGATCTCGAACTCGTTCGCCTTGCCGTGCCGACGCTTGCCAAGGGCGTGTGGCTGACGGCGGTGCTGACCATTACCTCCGTCGCCATCGGCTTCAATCTCGGGCTGGCGCTCGCGGTCATGCGGCTGTCGAAGAACCGGCTGTTGAGCAGCTTTGCCAAGGGCTATAGCACGGTCTTCCGCGGCACCCCGCTGCTCGTGCAGCTCTTCCTCTTCTATTACGGGCTCGGCCAGCTTTCCTTCGTGCGCGACAATCCGGTGCTCTGGTGGATCGTCGGCGACGGCGTGCGCTGTGCCGTGCTGGCGCTGGCGCTCAACACGGCGGCCTATACGTCGGAAATCCTGCGCGGCGGCCTCATGTCCATTCCGGGCGGCCTGATGGAGGCGGCGCAGGCCTGCGGCATGTCGCGGTTCCTGTGCTTCCGCCGCATCGCGTTTCCACTCGCCATCCGCCAGGCGTTGCCGGCCTATGGCAACGAACTGGTGCTGGTGGTGAAGGGAACGAGCCTTGCCTCGACGATCACCGTGCTGGAGATCACCGGCCATGCCAAGCGGCTGATGAGCCAGACCTATGCGATCCTCGAGATCTTCGCCATCGCCGGCATGCTCTATCTCCTGATCAACCTGATCCTCATCACGCTCATCCGCCTTCTGGAGGCAAGCCTCACGCGCTACCTGCCGCGCTGA
- a CDS encoding diguanylate cyclase domain-containing protein has product MENPATSAQPSADTQATPQSALYGLLERLRRTLAGPFDRRTILELRRQIERQSALTRRIEAALAGADIFERASMAAGMGTWQCELPSERLTWSSGTYHLFGVPQNCGLVRGDILRSYSEDSLSRLQRIRGEAIRDGDGFGLDAEIESPEFGRRWIRISATVERRDGEPVRLFGIKQDITAEKTMLDHMRHLAEHDVMTGLANRTRFQMRLADMCGPDGSGGVLMLVDLDGFKEINDTLGHALGDECIIEFTRRLRATCTGAELVARIGGDEFAILFDPSSSREAIERTARQVVDAGKLPMSCSGHVFSVSASIGFAFAEAETPTSLFTKADLALYAAKADGGDTYREFLK; this is encoded by the coding sequence ATGGAAAATCCAGCAACGAGCGCGCAACCGAGTGCCGACACTCAAGCCACACCGCAATCGGCACTCTATGGCCTGCTGGAACGGCTGAGGCGCACCCTTGCCGGCCCCTTCGACCGCCGGACGATCCTGGAATTGCGCCGGCAGATCGAGCGTCAGTCGGCCCTCACCCGCCGGATCGAGGCGGCGCTTGCCGGCGCCGACATCTTCGAACGCGCCTCCATGGCCGCGGGGATGGGCACCTGGCAATGCGAACTGCCCAGCGAGCGGCTGACCTGGAGCAGCGGCACTTATCACCTCTTCGGCGTGCCGCAGAATTGCGGCCTGGTGCGCGGCGATATCCTGAGAAGCTACAGCGAGGATTCGCTCTCCCGGCTGCAGAGAATCCGCGGCGAGGCGATCCGCGACGGGGACGGCTTCGGGCTGGACGCCGAGATCGAGAGCCCGGAATTCGGCCGGCGCTGGATACGGATTTCCGCGACGGTCGAACGCCGCGACGGCGAGCCGGTCCGGCTTTTCGGCATCAAGCAGGACATTACCGCCGAAAAGACCATGCTCGATCACATGCGCCATCTCGCCGAGCACGACGTGATGACCGGCCTTGCCAATCGCACCCGCTTCCAGATGCGGCTCGCCGACATGTGCGGACCGGACGGATCGGGCGGCGTGCTGATGCTCGTCGACCTGGACGGCTTCAAGGAGATCAACGACACGCTCGGCCACGCCCTCGGCGACGAGTGCATCATCGAATTCACCCGCCGGCTCCGCGCGACCTGCACGGGCGCCGAACTGGTCGCCCGCATCGGCGGCGACGAGTTCGCGATCCTCTTCGACCCTTCCAGCAGCCGGGAGGCGATCGAGCGCACCGCGCGGCAGGTAGTCGATGCCGGCAAGCTGCCGATGAGCTGTTCCGGGCATGTCTTCAGCGTCAGCGCCTCCATCGGCTTCGCCTTTGCCGAAGCGGAGACCCCGACCAGCCTCTTCACCAAGGCGGACCTTGCCCTCTATGCCGCAAAGGCAGACGGCGGCGATACTTATCGCGAATTCCTGAAGTAG
- a CDS encoding glucoamylase family protein — MSGLKRLSDEALVARLQHAAFSYLIDHTDEETGLVADTSRPGSPCSIAVVGFALSCYPIAVRNGWLSRTEAARRTLKVLKFFLASPQSKAADATGYRGFYYHFLDMKTGRRVWQCELSLIDTALLMAGILVAGCYFDGGGEESDIRDHADALYRRVDWHWAQNGTSGLSQGWKPECGFLHYGWEGYNEATILYILGLGSPTFPLTASCYDTWSLTYQWENLLGHDVLYSGALFTHLFSHAWIDFRGIRDAFMREKNSDYFANTKSAIAIHREYGERNPYEFEGYCRDFWGVTAGDGPSVAAIRQKGRDRRFFGYMSRGVPYGPDDGTISPWAMLATLPFTPDAALSGTRHLLENYPQICPGNRFSSGFNPTLQPASGGWISEGWYGLDQGLLAMMIENHRSGLIWEIFRGCGYVRDGLAHAGFEGGWL; from the coding sequence ATGAGCGGCTTGAAGCGACTTTCGGACGAGGCACTGGTTGCCCGGCTTCAGCATGCGGCCTTTTCCTACCTCATCGACCATACCGACGAAGAAACCGGGCTCGTGGCCGATACGTCCCGCCCGGGATCGCCCTGCAGCATCGCCGTCGTCGGCTTTGCCCTCTCCTGCTATCCGATCGCCGTCAGGAACGGCTGGCTGTCGCGCACGGAAGCCGCGCGGCGCACGCTGAAAGTGCTGAAATTCTTCCTCGCGAGCCCCCAAAGCAAGGCAGCCGACGCCACGGGTTACCGGGGCTTCTACTATCACTTCCTCGACATGAAGACGGGCAGGCGCGTCTGGCAATGCGAGCTGTCGCTGATCGACACCGCCCTCCTGATGGCCGGCATCCTCGTGGCGGGCTGCTACTTCGATGGAGGCGGCGAGGAAAGCGACATCCGCGACCATGCAGATGCCCTCTATCGCCGCGTGGACTGGCACTGGGCACAGAACGGAACCTCGGGCCTGTCGCAAGGCTGGAAGCCCGAATGCGGCTTTCTCCACTATGGCTGGGAAGGCTACAACGAGGCGACGATCCTTTACATCCTCGGCCTCGGATCGCCCACCTTCCCGCTGACGGCAAGCTGCTACGACACCTGGAGCCTGACCTATCAGTGGGAAAACCTCCTCGGTCATGATGTCCTCTATTCCGGGGCCCTCTTCACGCATCTGTTCTCGCATGCTTGGATCGACTTCCGCGGCATTCGCGACGCCTTCATGCGCGAGAAGAACAGCGACTATTTCGCGAACACGAAAAGCGCGATCGCCATCCACCGAGAATACGGAGAGCGTAACCCTTACGAATTCGAAGGCTATTGCCGCGACTTCTGGGGTGTGACGGCCGGCGACGGCCCCTCGGTTGCGGCGATACGCCAGAAAGGCCGGGACCGCCGGTTCTTCGGCTACATGTCGCGCGGCGTGCCCTATGGCCCCGACGACGGCACGATTTCCCCCTGGGCGATGCTCGCAACGCTGCCTTTCACGCCCGATGCGGCGCTTTCGGGCACGCGCCACCTCCTCGAGAACTATCCGCAGATCTGCCCCGGCAACCGGTTTTCCAGCGGCTTCAACCCGACCCTGCAGCCTGCTTCGGGCGGCTGGATTTCCGAAGGCTGGTACGGGCTCGACCAGGGCCTTCTTGCCATGATGATCGAAAATCACCGCAGCGGCCTGATCTGGGAGATTTTTCGGGGCTGCGGATATGTGCGCGACGGTCTTGCGCATGCTGGCTTCGAAGGCGGATGGTTATAG